In Constrictibacter sp. MBR-5, the following proteins share a genomic window:
- a CDS encoding SDR family oxidoreductase: MDNPYSLEGRRVLVTGAAQGIGREVALLVTRLGGKVGAIDLNGDALKSLAEETGGALRTFTGSVTDQSFIDAAVEDMVKEWGGVDGLFNNAGIVRAAMIHKMTRAQWDEVIGVNLTGVFLALQSVGRHMIQRAESGESGVCNGQIVNVSSIAGTRGTIGQINYGAAKAGVLGITMSAAREWARYGICVNAVSFGTVVTPMTEVVRGPKFAAQTLASIPLGRYAETSDVAPGICFLMAPGSTYITGKNLVIDGGITAM, from the coding sequence ATGGACAATCCCTACAGCCTCGAGGGCCGGCGCGTCCTGGTGACGGGCGCGGCGCAGGGGATCGGACGCGAGGTGGCACTGCTGGTGACGCGCCTCGGCGGCAAGGTGGGGGCGATCGACCTCAACGGCGATGCGCTGAAGTCGCTGGCCGAGGAGACCGGCGGTGCCCTGCGGACCTTCACCGGCAGCGTGACCGACCAGTCCTTCATCGACGCGGCGGTCGAGGACATGGTCAAGGAATGGGGCGGGGTCGACGGCCTGTTCAACAATGCGGGCATCGTCCGCGCCGCCATGATCCACAAGATGACGCGGGCCCAGTGGGACGAGGTCATCGGCGTCAACCTCACCGGCGTGTTCCTGGCGCTGCAGTCGGTCGGCCGGCACATGATTCAGCGCGCCGAGAGCGGCGAGAGCGGCGTGTGCAACGGCCAGATCGTCAACGTCTCGTCGATCGCCGGCACGCGCGGCACGATCGGGCAGATCAACTACGGCGCGGCGAAGGCCGGCGTCCTCGGCATCACCATGAGCGCGGCGCGCGAATGGGCGCGCTACGGCATCTGCGTGAACGCCGTCTCGTTCGGCACCGTGGTGACGCCGATGACCGAGGTCGTCCGCGGTCCGAAGTTCGCGGCGCAGACGCTCGCCTCCATCCCGCTCGGCCGCTATGCCGAGACCAGCGACGTGGCGCCGGGCATCTGTTTCCTCATGGCGCCGGGCTCGACCTACATCACGGGCAAGAACCTCGTGATCGACGGCGGCATAACCGCGATGTGA
- a CDS encoding ABC transporter substrate-binding protein gives MRRFLTVAAVAAAFAVTSGASTPASAQESYKIGSILAMTGSGNYYGTVMSRGAQLAVEEINAAGGVDGTKLELFIEDHKSGNAQAAVAAMNRLLNIHNVRAVQTSFSPPTLAIAPIADEKEIFLINGGGVSASLIGASKYLVHNRSLASDLARGMTLRAHERGLKKMAIIAWKTDAGDSVREISKKVWAELGNTVVAEEVVVPGAANVDTQIAKIRASNPDVIMLGVFRPEAGTVIKRIREFGMKMPAVGIEFTPDDAKVAGALADGFEFTNDYFAPTDDNPAAKKFYDDYKAKFDQEPDFYAANYYEGIYVIAELLKRNQDKGIKNPTGAQLMAELKADPTFDSIYGGKMTFQENGVAAKRVGLFEVKDGEKTFVKFVETQVKN, from the coding sequence ATGAGAAGGTTTCTGACTGTCGCGGCGGTGGCCGCGGCGTTCGCCGTCACGTCCGGCGCCAGCACGCCCGCATCGGCGCAGGAGAGCTACAAGATTGGCTCGATCCTGGCGATGACCGGGTCCGGCAACTATTACGGCACGGTGATGAGCCGTGGCGCGCAGCTCGCCGTCGAGGAGATCAACGCCGCCGGCGGCGTCGACGGCACCAAGCTGGAACTGTTCATCGAGGACCACAAGAGTGGCAACGCCCAGGCCGCGGTTGCCGCGATGAACCGGCTCCTGAACATCCACAACGTCCGCGCGGTGCAGACCTCCTTCTCGCCGCCGACCCTGGCGATCGCGCCCATCGCCGACGAGAAGGAGATATTCCTGATCAACGGCGGCGGCGTCTCCGCCTCGCTGATCGGCGCGTCCAAGTATCTCGTGCACAACCGCTCGCTCGCCAGCGACCTGGCGCGCGGCATGACCCTCCGGGCGCACGAGCGCGGCCTCAAGAAGATGGCGATCATCGCCTGGAAGACCGACGCCGGCGACAGCGTGCGCGAGATCTCCAAGAAGGTTTGGGCCGAACTCGGCAACACCGTTGTCGCCGAGGAAGTCGTCGTTCCGGGCGCCGCGAACGTCGATACGCAGATCGCCAAGATCCGGGCGAGCAACCCCGACGTCATCATGCTGGGCGTCTTCCGGCCCGAGGCGGGCACGGTGATCAAGCGCATCCGCGAGTTCGGCATGAAGATGCCGGCGGTCGGCATCGAGTTCACGCCCGACGATGCCAAGGTCGCCGGCGCGCTCGCCGACGGGTTCGAGTTCACCAACGACTACTTCGCGCCGACAGACGACAATCCGGCAGCGAAGAAGTTCTATGACGACTACAAGGCAAAGTTCGACCAGGAGCCGGACTTCTATGCCGCCAACTACTACGAGGGGATCTACGTGATCGCCGAGCTGCTGAAGCGCAACCAGGACAAGGGCATCAAGAACCCGACCGGCGCGCAGCTGATGGCGGAACTGAAGGCCGACCCGACCTTCGACAGCATCTATGGCGGCAAGATGACCTTCCAGGAGAACGGCGTCGCAGCGAAGCGCGTCGGGCTGTTCGAGGTGAAGGACGGCGAGAAGACCTTCGTCAAGTTCGTCGAGACCCAGGTCAAGAACTGA
- a CDS encoding branched-chain amino acid ABC transporter permease yields the protein MDLFLQLLVNGVVNGSHYALLGLGFGLIFGTTGIVHFAYGPVYTLAAYATWALVALLGLPLIAAAGGGILIAAGIGVASYLLLYKPFVDRQAPTFVVLIASLGLFIVLENTVGIAFGTDKKVVDVSPDIFLLGPVVFTELQLWQIAALIVVGGALAAFLRLTSYGKAVRAMTDNADMARVIGIDTGKVSMLVFALGSAIAAIPAILILMKDGGVPNMGFIAVFVAFLAVVVGGVGSLIGAVIGGFLLGLVENVGMWQIPTEWQSTIAFFVLFLVLLFRPQGLFKGT from the coding sequence ATGGACCTCTTCCTCCAGCTCCTCGTCAACGGCGTCGTCAACGGCAGCCACTACGCCCTGCTCGGCCTGGGCTTCGGGCTGATCTTCGGCACGACCGGGATCGTCCACTTCGCCTACGGGCCGGTCTACACGCTGGCCGCCTACGCCACCTGGGCACTGGTGGCACTGCTCGGCCTGCCGCTGATCGCCGCGGCGGGCGGCGGCATCCTGATCGCCGCCGGGATCGGCGTCGCCAGCTACCTGCTTCTGTACAAACCGTTCGTCGACAGGCAGGCGCCGACCTTCGTCGTGCTCATCGCATCGCTCGGTCTGTTCATCGTTCTGGAGAACACCGTCGGGATCGCCTTTGGTACCGACAAGAAGGTCGTCGACGTCAGCCCCGACATCTTCCTGCTCGGCCCGGTCGTCTTCACGGAGCTGCAGCTCTGGCAGATCGCGGCACTGATCGTCGTCGGCGGCGCCCTGGCGGCCTTCCTGCGGCTGACGAGCTACGGCAAGGCTGTCCGCGCCATGACCGACAACGCCGACATGGCGCGGGTCATCGGGATCGATACCGGCAAGGTGTCGATGCTGGTCTTCGCGCTCGGCTCGGCCATCGCGGCCATACCGGCCATCCTCATCCTGATGAAGGACGGCGGGGTGCCGAACATGGGCTTCATCGCCGTGTTCGTCGCCTTCCTGGCGGTCGTCGTGGGCGGTGTCGGATCGCTGATCGGCGCCGTGATCGGCGGCTTCCTGCTGGGCCTCGTCGAGAATGTCGGCATGTGGCAGATCCCGACGGAGTGGCAGTCGACGATCGCCTTCTTCGTCCTGTTCCTGGTTCTGCTGTTTCGGCCGCAAGGCCTCTTCAAGGGCACCTGA
- a CDS encoding branched-chain amino acid ABC transporter ATP-binding protein/permease — MEYLIHVLVMACLYVILTTSFNLLIGFAGLFALSHAAFYAFGAYATAILTTQYGLPFPLPLLIGVAMTAGVGALVAIPAMRIGGHYLVIVTLALQVIVLAVLLNGGHFTGGPDGIAGIPKIELFGVALNSPQTFLPLAAVAAVVCAAITFRIARSPFGRALKAMRENEAAAAAIGKNVVYMKVAVFAIAAGLAAVAGSLLARYISFVGTESFTIEETIYILAMVILGGTGNLWGSIIGAIVLVFLPEALKFVDMSPDVADKMRQVIYGLILIGILLVRPQGILGEHRTAPRVARRERTDAHATEELGPVAAAPGDDVTIRARGLAKNFGGIVAVRNFDIDLKRGVITGLIGPNGAGKTTAFNMLTGFLQPNAGTIELRGRPVSGLKPHQLVQAGVARSFQDLKLFTKMTVLENVLVALPHQSGDSIAAVFLGPARIKRQEEENYHRAMEILAFVRLRDKAHESAEDLSYAEEKLLVVARLLATGAEVLLFDEPLSGLDPTTLQEIFPIFRRLAENGKTVCIIEHNLDVIKTLCDVAVFLDEGRTIATGTPDELTRNPELAQRYFG, encoded by the coding sequence ATGGAATACCTTATCCACGTCCTGGTGATGGCGTGCCTCTACGTCATTCTCACCACGTCCTTCAACCTGCTGATCGGCTTCGCCGGCCTGTTCGCCCTCAGCCACGCCGCCTTCTATGCCTTCGGCGCCTACGCCACCGCCATCCTGACGACCCAGTACGGCCTTCCCTTCCCGCTGCCGCTGCTGATCGGCGTCGCGATGACGGCCGGCGTCGGTGCCCTGGTGGCGATACCGGCGATGCGTATCGGAGGCCACTATCTGGTCATCGTCACGCTGGCGCTGCAGGTGATCGTGCTGGCGGTGCTGCTCAACGGCGGCCACTTCACCGGCGGACCGGACGGCATCGCCGGCATTCCGAAGATCGAGCTGTTCGGGGTGGCCCTCAACAGCCCACAGACGTTCCTGCCGCTGGCAGCGGTCGCCGCCGTGGTCTGCGCCGCGATCACCTTCCGCATCGCACGCTCGCCGTTCGGCCGCGCCCTGAAGGCGATGCGCGAGAACGAGGCCGCAGCCGCAGCGATCGGCAAGAACGTCGTCTACATGAAGGTCGCGGTCTTCGCGATCGCGGCCGGCCTCGCCGCCGTCGCCGGCTCTCTGCTGGCCCGCTACATCAGCTTCGTCGGCACCGAGAGCTTCACCATCGAGGAGACGATCTACATCCTCGCGATGGTCATCCTCGGCGGCACGGGCAACCTCTGGGGATCGATCATCGGTGCCATCGTGCTGGTGTTCCTGCCCGAGGCGCTGAAGTTCGTCGACATGTCGCCGGACGTCGCTGACAAGATGCGCCAAGTCATCTACGGCCTGATCCTGATCGGCATCCTGCTGGTGCGCCCGCAGGGCATCCTGGGCGAACACCGCACCGCCCCCCGGGTCGCCCGGCGGGAGCGGACGGATGCGCATGCGACGGAGGAACTGGGTCCGGTCGCAGCTGCGCCCGGCGACGACGTGACCATCCGCGCCCGCGGGCTCGCCAAGAATTTCGGCGGCATCGTGGCGGTGCGGAACTTCGACATCGACCTGAAGCGCGGCGTCATCACCGGCCTGATTGGCCCGAACGGCGCCGGGAAGACCACCGCCTTCAACATGCTGACCGGGTTCCTTCAGCCGAATGCCGGCACCATCGAGTTGCGCGGCCGGCCGGTGAGCGGCCTGAAGCCGCATCAGCTGGTGCAGGCCGGGGTGGCCCGCTCGTTCCAGGACCTCAAGCTGTTCACGAAAATGACGGTCCTGGAGAACGTACTGGTGGCGCTGCCGCACCAGTCCGGCGATTCCATCGCCGCGGTGTTCCTCGGCCCCGCCCGCATCAAGCGGCAGGAGGAGGAGAACTACCACCGCGCGATGGAGATCCTCGCGTTCGTCCGCCTGCGTGACAAGGCGCACGAGAGCGCCGAGGACCTGTCCTATGCGGAGGAGAAGCTGCTCGTCGTCGCCCGTCTGCTGGCGACCGGCGCCGAGGTGCTGCTGTTCGACGAGCCGCTCTCCGGCCTCGACCCGACGACGCTGCAGGAGATCTTCCCGATCTTCCGCCGCCTCGCCGAGAACGGAAAGACGGTCTGCATCATCGAGCACAATCTCGACGTGATCAAAACCCTGTGCGACGTCGCCGTCTTCCTCGACGAAGGCCGGACGATCGCGACGGGGACGCCGGACGAGCTGACCCGCAACCCGGAGCTGGCGCAGAGGTATTTCGGATGA
- a CDS encoding ABC transporter ATP-binding protein, protein MTAAHQSSADPARAAAPGPTGTAVLAVEGLHTGYGKKAVVHGVDLALQDREILLMLGHNGAGKTTLVATAFGMIKPSAGRVLFQGRDITGRKPAENVAAGIAYVPQGHGIFRSLSVRENLELGAFAVTDKARVRKTLDTVFQLFPILKERAAQIGGTMSGGQQQMLAIGMALMHEPKVIVLDEPSIGLAPNLVGRVMESIATVNREFGTAILMVEQNVKYSLPVAHRVVVLKTGQKVYDGPPAPLEDRVELMKLF, encoded by the coding sequence ATGACCGCCGCCCACCAATCCTCCGCAGACCCGGCACGCGCAGCGGCGCCGGGACCGACCGGAACCGCCGTCCTCGCCGTCGAAGGCCTGCATACCGGCTACGGCAAGAAGGCGGTCGTGCACGGCGTGGACCTGGCCCTGCAGGACCGGGAGATCCTGCTGATGCTGGGCCACAACGGCGCCGGCAAGACGACGCTGGTCGCCACCGCCTTCGGCATGATCAAGCCCTCCGCCGGCCGCGTGCTGTTCCAGGGGCGCGACATCACGGGTCGCAAGCCGGCCGAGAACGTGGCCGCCGGCATCGCCTACGTGCCCCAGGGGCACGGCATCTTCCGCTCACTGTCGGTCCGCGAGAACCTGGAACTCGGCGCCTTCGCGGTGACCGACAAGGCGCGCGTGCGCAAGACGCTGGACACGGTGTTCCAGCTCTTCCCGATCCTGAAGGAGCGCGCGGCGCAGATCGGCGGCACCATGTCGGGCGGCCAGCAGCAGATGCTGGCGATCGGCATGGCGCTGATGCACGAGCCGAAGGTCATCGTCCTGGACGAACCGTCGATCGGCCTCGCGCCGAACCTGGTCGGGCGGGTGATGGAGAGCATCGCCACGGTCAACCGCGAGTTCGGCACCGCCATCCTGATGGTCGAGCAGAACGTGAAGTACAGCCTGCCGGTGGCGCACCGGGTCGTCGTGCTGAAGACCGGGCAGAAGGTCTATGACGGGCCGCCGGCGCCGCTCGAAGACCGCGTGGAGCTGATGAAGCTGTTCTGA